The following are encoded together in the Spiroplasma apis B31 genome:
- a CDS encoding inorganic diphosphatase yields MKNNVIEMIVEIPKGSSNKYEYDLKTKSISLDRVLYGANFYPGEYGFIDDTLDWDGDPLDVISLVTYPTMPGVKVKVRILGTIKMIDAGEIDTKLFGVFNDDPRFESYQKLEDVPQHLKNEIENFFLQYKALQKKEVRIEGWGDLDHAINEIKECKERFLEYKDRYLKDGGKEEILAEWKSKGLGQA; encoded by the coding sequence ATGAAAAATAATGTTATTGAAATGATAGTAGAAATTCCAAAAGGAAGTTCTAATAAATATGAATATGATTTGAAAACAAAAAGCATAAGTCTTGATAGAGTTTTATATGGGGCTAATTTTTACCCAGGTGAATATGGTTTTATAGATGACACTCTAGATTGAGATGGAGATCCTTTAGATGTTATAAGTTTGGTAACTTACCCAACAATGCCTGGTGTGAAGGTGAAAGTAAGAATCTTAGGTACAATAAAAATGATAGATGCTGGTGAAATTGACACTAAACTTTTCGGTGTTTTTAATGATGACCCAAGATTTGAAAGTTACCAAAAATTAGAAGACGTTCCACAACATTTAAAAAATGAGATTGAAAACTTTTTCTTACAATATAAAGCTTTACAAAAAAAAGAAGTGCGAATTGAAGGATGAGGAGACCTTGATCACGCAATTAATGAAATCAAAGAATGTAAAGAAAGATTTTTGGAATATAAAGACAGATATCTTAAAGATGGAGGAAAAGAGGAAATATTAGCAGAGTGGAAATCTAAAGGTTTAGGTCAAGCTTAA
- a CDS encoding BMP family ABC transporter substrate-binding protein, which yields MKKLLTSLMATTVLVSSASSAISCGKKYKGWMDVYLVTDAGKINDKSFNESGYNAGNEIMNLLGINDNLDKKYDGIGYSEPKDEQEFDNRYKIAKSAGAKTLILPGYKHGGERLKKASELIDDVVIIDNSNENHNNVTGLLFRADISAFYSGFASIIYSLATENYNKDGNGKLVLATFGGSPNGFAVDNFMHGFLASINFYNEFKKDEENKKYIEEMIKAINPNLKDGSLEKLLNVEVSRANSQNEGIAIDQSNYFSGSFLAGSGQGISDKLVNTDKANVVLPVAGPQTGDLLNVIKKRKASTKVIGVDTDQIKVYPQFNDQFITSAEKDIVSSTVLAISHLEKYNKNENFFNKVLEKYKDIGVTEEKDGKFVDVNLADKKTWSGTTKWLGGKISYDNGNKVNKNLYDLIMKLFKNGEKVIGSSKYYFSELANKGIDVTLSADKIKGYASKILEELKK from the coding sequence ATGAAAAAACTATTAACAAGTCTTATGGCAACTACAGTATTGGTATCAAGTGCGTCTTCAGCCATCTCTTGTGGAAAAAAATATAAGGGTTGAATGGATGTTTACTTGGTAACCGATGCAGGTAAAATCAATGATAAATCTTTTAATGAGAGTGGTTATAATGCAGGTAATGAAATAATGAACTTACTTGGTATTAATGATAATTTAGATAAAAAATATGATGGTATAGGATATAGTGAACCAAAAGATGAACAAGAATTTGATAATCGTTATAAAATAGCAAAATCAGCTGGAGCGAAAACCTTGATATTGCCGGGTTATAAGCATGGTGGTGAACGCCTTAAAAAAGCTTCTGAATTGATAGATGATGTAGTTATTATAGATAATAGTAATGAAAACCATAATAATGTAACTGGTTTATTGTTTAGAGCAGATATTTCAGCGTTTTACTCAGGGTTTGCATCAATAATTTACTCATTGGCAACCGAAAATTATAATAAAGATGGTAATGGTAAGTTAGTGTTGGCTACATTTGGTGGTAGCCCTAATGGTTTTGCAGTTGATAACTTTATGCATGGTTTCTTGGCTTCAATAAATTTCTATAATGAATTTAAAAAAGATGAAGAAAATAAAAAATATATAGAAGAAATGATTAAAGCAATAAATCCTAATTTGAAAGACGGAAGTCTTGAAAAATTATTGAATGTAGAAGTATCGAGAGCAAATTCTCAAAATGAAGGTATTGCAATTGATCAATCTAATTATTTTTCTGGTAGTTTTTTAGCAGGATCTGGACAAGGTATATCTGATAAATTGGTAAACACTGATAAGGCAAATGTTGTTTTACCAGTTGCTGGTCCACAAACAGGGGATTTACTAAATGTTATTAAGAAACGTAAAGCTAGCACAAAAGTTATAGGTGTAGATACTGATCAAATTAAAGTATACCCACAGTTTAATGATCAGTTCATAACATCAGCTGAAAAAGATATTGTGTCTTCAACAGTATTAGCAATCTCACACCTAGAAAAATACAATAAAAACGAGAATTTCTTCAACAAGGTTTTAGAAAAGTATAAAGATATTGGAGTGACAGAAGAAAAAGACGGAAAATTTGTTGATGTTAATCTAGCTGATAAAAAAACTTGATCTGGAACTACAAAATGACTTGGTGGTAAAATTTCATATGATAATGGTAATAAAGTAAATAAAAATTTATATGACCTTATTATGAAATTATTTAAAAATGGAGAAAAAGTAATAGGCTCATCTAAATATTATTTCTCAGAACTTGCTAACAAAGGTATAGATGTTACTTTAAGCGCTGATAAAATTAAAGGTTATGCAAGTAAAATACTAGAAGAACTTAAAAAATAA